In one Acanthochromis polyacanthus isolate Apoly-LR-REF ecotype Palm Island chromosome 20, KAUST_Apoly_ChrSc, whole genome shotgun sequence genomic region, the following are encoded:
- the si:dkey-73n8.3 gene encoding retinol dehydrogenase 11 translates to MQTIRSFFITQWSSDVRLDGKTAIVTGGNTGIGKETAKDLAGRGARVILACRDMAKGEQAVCEITGEVAGARVVARQLDLADTTSICHFAENVYNTEKTLHYLINNAGVAMCPYAKTADGFEMQFGVNHLGHFFLTFLLLDLLKHSAPSRVINLSSAAHAMGKIQFDDLAGEKNYHPVRAYAQSKLANVLFTRELAKRTEVLGVMAYSVDPGIVNTEITRHVRRPLGDIIKTFGSLIKSPAEGAYTTLYCTVTPENQLHTGGFYRDCALAESCRAGQDDGTALKLWAVSCHLLGIRWR, encoded by the exons ATGCAAACAATAAG GTCTTTCTTCATCACTCAGTGGTCCTCAGACGTGCGCCTGGATGGGAAGACGGCTATAGTAACCGGGGGCAACACTGGGATAGGCAAAGAAACAGCTAAAGACCTGGCTGGCAGag GTGCCCGGGTGATTTTGGCGTGCAGAGACATGGCGAAGGGAGAACAAGCTGTTTGTGAAATCACTGGGGAGGTGGCGGGAGCCAGGGTAGTCGCCAGGCAACTGGATCTGGCTGACACTACATCGATCTGTCATTTTGCTGAGAATGTCTACAACA CTGAGAAGACTCTTCACTACCTGATCAACAATGCAGGCGTGGCTATGTGCCCTTATGCCAAGACTGCGGATGGATTTGAGATGCAGTTTGGAGTCAATCACTTGG GCCATTTCTTCTTGacttttctgctgctggacctgCTGAAACACTCGGCCCCATCCCGGGTCATCAACCTGTCATCGGCGGCTCACGCCATGGGCAAGATCCAGTTTGATGACCTGGCCGGAGAGAAGAACTACCACCCGGTCAGGGCTTATGCACAGAGCAAGCTAGCTAACGTCCTGTTCACCAGAGAGCTGGCCAAAAGGACTGAGG TTCTAGGTGTCATGGCTTACTCAGTGGACCCAGGCATTGTAAACACTGAAATTACACGGCACGTAAGGCGCCCTCTTGGGGACATAATCAAGACCTTCGGTTCGCTGATCAAGAGTCCAGCAGAGGGAGCCTACACCACCCTCTACTGCACTGTCACTCCTGAAAACCAGCTGCACACCGGAGGGTTCTACAG gGACTGTGCCCTGGCTGAGAGCTGCAGAGCCGGTCAGGATGATGGCACCGCCTTAAAGCTGTGGGCTGTGAGCTGCCACCTGCTCGGTATTCGCTGGAGATAA